One window of Bacillus alkalicellulosilyticus genomic DNA carries:
- a CDS encoding ATP phosphoribosyltransferase regulatory subunit, whose product MTKLFMFEKPLGMRDVLPTLFETKEAIASAMKQEISSWGYRAIQTPTLEYYETVGVESAILDQQLFKLLDQQGHTLVLRPDMTAPIARLAASSLKNEAYPLRLSYHSTLYRAQQSEGGKPAEFEQIGVELVGDGTASADGEVISLMIAALQRAGLENFQIAIGHIGYVNALLLEIVGNEERADALRRYLYEKNYVGFKHHVKSLSLSSIDKERLLKLLTLRGGHEKLEAARELVHGEAGQKALAELTKLWDVLESYGVSEFVKLDLNLVMHMSYYTGVVFEGYSNNLGTPLGSGGRYDELLGKFERPGQATGFGIRLDLLVEAIGTTDTQQSETCIIFSNERRKEAIALAKEKRANGESVVLQDLAGVNDVDILSEQFSDVVYFIGKNGGGANE is encoded by the coding sequence ATGACAAAATTATTTATGTTTGAAAAACCATTAGGAATGAGAGATGTGCTTCCTACTCTCTTTGAAACGAAGGAAGCAATAGCGAGTGCCATGAAGCAAGAGATTTCAAGCTGGGGATATCGTGCGATTCAAACACCAACCCTAGAATATTATGAGACGGTTGGGGTAGAGTCTGCGATTTTAGACCAACAGCTCTTTAAGTTATTAGACCAACAGGGACATACCCTTGTGTTGCGTCCAGATATGACAGCTCCGATTGCGAGATTAGCGGCATCGAGCTTGAAAAATGAAGCTTATCCATTACGTCTATCGTATCATTCTACGTTATACCGAGCTCAGCAAAGCGAGGGCGGCAAGCCGGCGGAATTTGAGCAAATTGGAGTCGAGCTTGTTGGAGATGGTACGGCAAGTGCGGACGGGGAAGTGATTTCTTTAATGATCGCTGCATTACAACGAGCAGGATTGGAAAACTTCCAGATTGCGATTGGTCATATCGGCTATGTGAATGCGTTATTACTTGAGATTGTCGGAAACGAAGAGCGTGCAGATGCACTTCGTCGTTATTTATATGAAAAAAATTATGTGGGCTTTAAGCATCATGTGAAAAGTTTATCGTTATCTTCTATTGATAAAGAACGTTTATTAAAGCTATTAACGCTTCGAGGCGGGCATGAAAAACTAGAAGCAGCGAGGGAACTTGTTCACGGTGAAGCAGGTCAAAAGGCGTTAGCTGAGTTAACAAAGCTATGGGACGTGTTAGAGAGCTATGGTGTGAGCGAGTTTGTGAAGCTTGATCTCAACCTAGTGATGCATATGAGCTACTATACTGGCGTTGTATTCGAAGGGTATAGCAACAATCTTGGAACGCCACTTGGAAGTGGAGGCCGCTATGATGAGCTTTTAGGCAAATTTGAGCGTCCTGGCCAAGCAACAGGCTTTGGTATTCGATTAGACCTTCTTGTGGAAGCGATCGGAACAACCGATACCCAACAAAGCGAAACGTGTATTATTTTTAGCAATGAAAGAAGAAAAGAAGCGATTGCTCTTGCAAAAGAAAAACGAGCGAACGGAGAGTCTGTTGTTCTTCAAGATTTAGCGGGAGTGAATGATGTAGATATTTTATCTGAGCAATTTTCTGACGTCGTTTATTTTATTGGAAAGAACGGAGGTGGAGCGAATGAGTGA
- the lgt gene encoding prolipoprotein diacylglyceryl transferase — MEEAIQPLGRVALELGPLTIYWYGVLIGLGVILGYIVATRETVKRGLPKDTFADLLLYALPIAILSARLYYVIFRWEDYVDNPIKVFFIWEGGLAIHGGVIGGVATAIVFCKKRNLPIWKILDITAPSLLIGQAIGRWGNFMNQEVYGTEVSRQFLEGLMLPRFIIDQMYINGTYYHPTFLYESLWNLLGLAVLLYLRRVNLRQGEIFLSYLIWYSVGRFFIEGMRLDNLLVGGMRTAQIVSIVLIVGAVVLWIYRRKAGLAERRYLDDEPKKELPKSTGKKKNKKKKK, encoded by the coding sequence TTGGAAGAAGCAATTCAACCATTAGGTCGCGTTGCACTTGAATTAGGACCACTTACGATTTATTGGTACGGGGTGCTAATCGGGCTTGGGGTTATTCTTGGCTATATTGTAGCGACAAGAGAAACAGTGAAACGTGGCTTACCTAAAGATACTTTTGCGGATTTATTGTTATATGCGTTACCGATTGCGATTTTGTCGGCTCGGCTTTATTATGTCATTTTTCGTTGGGAGGATTATGTAGATAATCCGATAAAGGTGTTTTTTATTTGGGAAGGTGGCTTAGCTATTCACGGGGGAGTCATTGGTGGTGTAGCAACAGCGATCGTCTTCTGTAAAAAAAGAAATCTACCCATTTGGAAGATACTCGATATTACAGCACCGAGTTTATTGATTGGCCAAGCGATTGGACGTTGGGGGAATTTCATGAACCAAGAGGTTTATGGAACAGAGGTCTCTCGTCAGTTTCTTGAAGGTTTAATGCTACCAAGGTTTATTATTGATCAAATGTATATTAACGGTACCTATTATCACCCAACGTTCTTATATGAATCATTATGGAACTTGCTAGGGTTAGCGGTTCTTCTCTATTTACGTCGGGTCAATTTACGACAAGGTGAAATCTTCTTAAGCTACTTAATTTGGTACTCGGTCGGTCGTTTCTTTATTGAAGGGATGCGGTTAGATAATCTCTTAGTTGGTGGGATGCGTACCGCTCAAATTGTTTCAATCGTTTTAATTGTTGGGGCAGTTGTACTTTGGATATACCGTCGTAAAGCGGGATTGGCAGAACGACGTTATCTGGATGATGAGCCAAAGAAAGAGTTACCGAAATCAACAGGAAAAAAGAAAAATAAAAAGAAGAAAAAATAA
- the hisG gene encoding ATP phosphoribosyltransferase produces the protein MSELLTVAMPKGRIFEEAVELLRKAGYDLPSEFDDSRKLIVDVPSAGMRFILAKPMDVPTYVEHGVADVGVAGKDTMIEEERDVYEVLDLQISECYLAVAGLPGYKETGIAPKVASKYPNLATQYFKEQGEQVEVIKLNGSIELAPLVGLADRIVDIVSTGRTLKENGLVELETIVPITSRLIVNPVSYRTKDTLIDEMVERLAKVVEGE, from the coding sequence ATGAGTGAGCTGTTAACCGTTGCGATGCCAAAAGGTCGTATTTTTGAAGAAGCAGTCGAGCTACTTCGCAAAGCTGGTTATGATTTACCTAGCGAATTTGATGATTCAAGAAAATTAATTGTAGACGTACCTTCTGCGGGGATGCGTTTTATTTTAGCAAAACCAATGGATGTGCCAACGTATGTGGAACATGGTGTGGCCGATGTTGGGGTAGCGGGTAAGGATACGATGATTGAAGAAGAGCGCGATGTGTACGAAGTGCTTGATTTACAAATTAGTGAATGCTATTTAGCGGTAGCTGGTCTACCTGGATATAAAGAAACAGGAATTGCGCCTAAGGTTGCATCGAAATATCCGAACTTAGCGACACAATATTTTAAGGAGCAAGGCGAACAGGTTGAAGTCATTAAGCTTAATGGTTCAATCGAGTTAGCTCCTCTAGTTGGATTAGCAGACCGAATTGTTGATATTGTTTCAACAGGACGCACACTGAAAGAAAACGGATTAGTAGAACTTGAGACGATTGTTCCAATTACATCAAGACTTATCGTAAACCCTGTAAGTTACCGAACGAAAGATACGCTTATTGACGAAATGGTCGAGCGTTTAGCTAAAGTGGTGGAGGGAGAATAA
- a CDS encoding DUF4097 family beta strand repeat-containing protein translates to MEERKMILKMVEDGKITAEEGVKLLQALGNEQEGSTTVDSEPTPPKTKEVSTSVNWDYEGNDNSSSQSAYHQSSGTSLFSSFIESAIQKIRDFDLDFNFGSFVEVNHIFQHSNVSLSAVDISVENGSITVVPWNEDDVRIECNAKVYKARDTEEARRILLQEAVFDSEGSTLRFYTKVKSIKLQTTCYLPQQQYERFKLYSFNGTLKGENINAETFESKVVNGRITLADGTFSRLVSETVTGPIEVTNVKASRAEAQTVNGAITLKGQLADVDIETVNGTVTYETSETENVSFAELRATTGSINIILPKGIRIDGKLKTNVGGFTCDLENFEIIEEKKDFVQKSLGFVANKDIQKGIKLHGTTNTGSITVKQ, encoded by the coding sequence ATGGAAGAAAGAAAAATGATTTTAAAAATGGTTGAGGACGGAAAAATAACAGCGGAGGAAGGCGTAAAATTATTACAGGCATTAGGAAATGAACAGGAGGGTTCAACGACTGTAGATAGTGAGCCAACGCCTCCGAAGACAAAAGAGGTCTCAACTTCGGTAAATTGGGATTATGAAGGAAACGATAACAGTAGCAGTCAATCAGCCTATCATCAATCATCAGGAACGAGTCTCTTTTCTAGTTTTATCGAAAGTGCTATTCAAAAGATTCGAGACTTTGATTTAGATTTTAACTTTGGTTCTTTTGTTGAAGTCAATCATATTTTCCAACACTCAAACGTCTCGTTGTCGGCAGTCGATATCTCTGTTGAAAATGGCTCAATTACAGTGGTTCCTTGGAATGAAGATGATGTCCGCATTGAATGTAATGCAAAAGTGTATAAGGCAAGAGACACTGAGGAAGCTCGACGAATTTTACTACAGGAAGCCGTCTTTGATAGCGAAGGAAGTACACTTCGGTTTTATACAAAAGTAAAATCGATTAAGCTTCAGACAACGTGCTATTTGCCACAGCAGCAGTATGAGAGATTCAAGCTGTATTCGTTTAATGGAACGTTAAAAGGGGAAAACATTAATGCGGAAACGTTTGAGTCAAAGGTTGTCAATGGCCGCATTACATTAGCTGATGGTACATTCTCCCGATTGGTGTCTGAGACCGTTACGGGCCCAATCGAAGTCACTAATGTTAAAGCGAGTCGTGCTGAGGCACAAACGGTCAATGGAGCGATTACGCTTAAGGGGCAGCTGGCTGATGTTGATATTGAAACCGTCAATGGTACGGTTACCTATGAAACATCAGAAACAGAAAACGTCAGCTTTGCTGAACTTCGTGCCACAACCGGAAGCATTAACATTATTCTCCCTAAAGGAATTCGGATTGATGGAAAGCTGAAAACGAATGTCGGAGGCTTTACTTGCGATCTAGAAAACTTTGAAATCATTGAAGAGAAAAAAGATTTTGTTCAAAAATCTTTAGGCTTTGTCGCCAATAAAGACATCCAAAAGGGAATTAAGCTGCACGGTACAACAAATACAGGTTCAATCACAGTCAAGCAATAA
- a CDS encoding GNAT family N-acetyltransferase gives MIRLTNQLKIEQLFSADRHYEQLSELLIRVVEDGASIGFLPPIKREDADKYWTQVIQPDTLLFVAKLNQQIVGSVQLQLCTKQNGNHRAEIAKLMTHPTYRRMGIGRMLMNKVEERAVEEDRSLIVLDTREGDPSNVLYASLGYVQAGKIPNYAKSSTGELHPTVFYYKLI, from the coding sequence TTGATTAGATTGACCAACCAATTAAAAATCGAGCAATTATTTTCCGCTGATAGACACTATGAACAACTTTCTGAATTACTAATTCGAGTTGTAGAAGATGGTGCGTCAATTGGATTCTTGCCACCCATCAAACGAGAGGATGCGGATAAGTATTGGACACAAGTCATACAGCCTGACACCTTATTATTTGTGGCTAAGCTTAACCAACAAATAGTTGGAAGTGTTCAATTACAACTATGTACGAAGCAAAATGGAAATCATCGGGCTGAAATCGCTAAACTCATGACCCACCCTACATATCGGCGGATGGGAATTGGTCGCATGCTTATGAATAAAGTGGAAGAACGAGCAGTAGAAGAAGACAGATCCCTAATAGTTCTCGACACAAGAGAGGGAGACCCGTCAAACGTTCTGTATGCTTCACTTGGTTATGTTCAAGCAGGGAAAATTCCCAATTATGCGAAGTCATCTACAGGTGAACTACATCCTACGGTTTTCTATTATAAGTTAATATGA
- a CDS encoding acyltransferase, whose translation MRNTTRYKVEGANSLWQLYKTVPFVKVAKNFVVIQLSRYTPFIPVKNWLYRRFLKMKVGDQTAVALMVMMDIMFPEKISIGKNTIIGYNTTILAHEYLIDEYRLGDVVIGDEVMVGANSTILPGVTIGDGAIVSAATLVHQDVPAGAFVGGNPMRVIYTKEEMKNRKKEEIL comes from the coding sequence GTGAGAAACACCACCCGCTATAAGGTCGAGGGCGCAAATTCACTGTGGCAGTTATACAAAACAGTTCCCTTTGTAAAAGTCGCAAAAAACTTTGTCGTCATTCAGTTATCTAGGTACACTCCTTTTATACCAGTGAAAAATTGGCTGTACCGCAGATTTTTAAAAATGAAAGTGGGAGACCAAACCGCAGTCGCTTTAATGGTTATGATGGATATCATGTTTCCTGAAAAAATATCAATTGGGAAAAACACGATCATCGGTTATAACACAACGATTTTAGCTCATGAATATTTGATAGACGAGTACCGATTAGGAGATGTCGTTATCGGTGATGAAGTGATGGTGGGAGCAAACTCAACCATTTTGCCTGGAGTCACAATTGGAGATGGTGCTATCGTATCAGCAGCTACGCTAGTACATCAGGATGTTCCCGCTGGGGCGTTTGTTGGTGGAAATCCGATGAGAGTGATTTACACAAAAGAAGAAATGAAGAACAGGAAGAAAGAAGAGATTTTATAA
- the hprK gene encoding HPr(Ser) kinase/phosphatase, with the protein MPKVTANDLIEKFNLELVSGEEGVYRPITTSDISRPGIEMAGFFTYYPAKRLQLLGRTELSFFEQLGENEKGDRMRNLCTYDTPGIIISRGLEAPPELIEASEENGVPLLRSPSSTTRLSSKLTNFLESQLAPMTAVHGVLVDIYGIGVLITGASGVGKSETALDLVRRGHRLVADDSVEIRQEHEDILVGRSPDLIQHLLEIRGLGIINVMTLFGAGSVRPFKRVALVIHLELWDQKKAYDRLGLEEDMLKIIDVDVPKLTVPVRPGRNLAVIIEVAAMNFRLKRLGMNAAQQFSDRLTDVIEEGDREF; encoded by the coding sequence ATGCCAAAGGTAACCGCTAATGATTTAATTGAAAAGTTTAATTTAGAGCTTGTTAGTGGGGAAGAGGGAGTGTATCGTCCCATCACAACGAGTGATATATCAAGACCAGGGATAGAGATGGCTGGATTTTTCACGTATTATCCAGCAAAACGTTTGCAGCTTCTTGGAAGAACAGAGTTATCCTTTTTTGAACAGTTAGGTGAAAACGAAAAAGGAGATAGAATGCGCAATCTATGTACATACGATACACCAGGTATTATCATATCTCGTGGACTTGAAGCGCCGCCGGAACTTATAGAGGCTTCAGAGGAAAATGGAGTGCCTTTGTTACGGTCACCATCCTCAACAACACGATTAAGTAGTAAACTTACCAACTTTTTAGAAAGTCAGTTGGCACCTATGACCGCTGTTCATGGTGTACTGGTTGATATTTACGGAATCGGTGTCCTCATCACAGGAGCCAGCGGTGTCGGGAAAAGTGAAACCGCGTTAGACTTAGTTCGAAGGGGTCATCGTTTAGTTGCTGATGATTCAGTTGAAATTCGCCAGGAGCATGAGGATATTTTAGTAGGGCGTTCACCTGATCTCATTCAGCATTTACTAGAGATAAGAGGGTTAGGAATTATAAATGTGATGACGCTATTCGGGGCAGGGTCAGTGCGTCCGTTTAAGCGTGTTGCCTTAGTCATTCATTTAGAGCTTTGGGACCAAAAGAAAGCATACGATCGACTAGGCCTTGAAGAAGATATGTTAAAAATCATTGATGTAGATGTACCAAAGCTAACCGTTCCTGTTCGACCAGGGCGTAACTTAGCTGTTATCATTGAGGTTGCGGCAATGAATTTCCGGTTAAAACGACTTGGTATGAACGCTGCTCAGCAGTTTTCAGATCGTTTAACAGATGTGATTGAAGAGGGAGATAGAGAATTTTAA
- a CDS encoding nucleoside recognition domain-containing protein codes for MLKRGLLVGLQTTWTLGKIIFPITLLITILSYTPILGWIAWGLTPLMGAIGLPGEAAIPLVLGNFLNLYAAIGAILTMDLTVKEVFILAVMLSFSHNLLVESAVAAKVGIRMSVVIGVRIGLALLSGWLIHLVWQGGSDTARYGLISSSETDPTSWLGIVFKGIESASIGIFQLALIVIPLMVFVQVMKEKNWLALFARMMSPFTKLLGIRENTSTTLAAGLLFGLAYGAGVMIQAAKEDGVKKKDLYLVFIFLIACHAVIEDTLIFIPLGIPIWPLLLFRMITAILITVGVAFIWNRLEKKNQLSRKEAV; via the coding sequence ATGTTAAAACGAGGGTTGTTGGTTGGACTTCAGACGACATGGACGCTAGGGAAAATTATTTTTCCAATCACTCTCCTCATTACAATACTTAGTTATACTCCTATTCTTGGTTGGATAGCTTGGGGGTTAACGCCTTTAATGGGAGCAATCGGTTTACCAGGTGAGGCGGCCATTCCGTTAGTGTTAGGAAATTTTCTAAATTTATATGCAGCTATTGGTGCGATTCTCACGATGGACCTGACAGTAAAAGAGGTATTCATATTAGCTGTCATGCTCTCTTTTTCTCATAATTTACTTGTAGAGTCAGCGGTTGCGGCCAAAGTTGGAATTCGGATGTCTGTTGTAATCGGAGTTCGCATTGGATTAGCGCTTTTATCTGGGTGGTTGATTCATCTTGTCTGGCAAGGTGGGAGTGACACCGCTCGTTATGGACTAATTTCTTCAAGTGAAACGGACCCTACTAGCTGGTTAGGAATTGTATTCAAAGGAATAGAAAGTGCGTCTATTGGTATTTTTCAGTTAGCGTTAATTGTGATTCCGCTGATGGTGTTCGTCCAAGTGATGAAAGAGAAAAACTGGCTTGCTCTGTTTGCACGGATGATGTCTCCCTTTACAAAACTTTTAGGGATACGTGAGAATACGTCGACGACATTAGCGGCAGGTCTTCTCTTCGGATTAGCTTATGGCGCTGGCGTGATGATTCAAGCGGCGAAAGAAGACGGTGTAAAAAAGAAAGACCTTTATTTAGTCTTTATCTTTCTCATCGCTTGCCATGCGGTCATTGAGGACACATTAATTTTCATTCCACTTGGAATCCCGATATGGCCTCTGTTGTTATTTCGAATGATTACAGCCATACTCATTACAGTCGGTGTTGCGTTTATTTGGAACCGACTAGAAAAAAAGAATCAGCTCAGTAGAAAGGAAGCCGTATGA
- the ppaX gene encoding pyrophosphatase PpaX, with translation MKIDTILFDLDGTLINTNELIIASFLHTLEHYKPGEYTREKVLDFIGPSLHDSFSKVNPDAVEEMITHYRTFNHTKHDELVEEYEGVRETIAALHEQGFKLAIVTTKIRKTAMMGLELTGLKPYFDVIVGLDDVERAKPDPEPLNKAMVALGSKPETTIMVGDNHHDIHGGKNAGTKTVGVAWAIKGEAFIRSHHPDYVINKMSDLLAIVGVEEK, from the coding sequence ATGAAAATAGATACAATTTTATTTGATTTAGATGGGACGCTTATAAATACAAATGAGTTAATTATCGCTTCGTTTTTACATACGTTAGAGCACTATAAACCGGGTGAATATACGAGAGAAAAGGTACTCGATTTTATTGGTCCATCGCTTCATGATAGCTTTTCGAAAGTGAATCCTGACGCAGTAGAAGAGATGATTACCCATTATCGAACATTTAATCATACCAAACACGATGAACTTGTCGAGGAGTATGAAGGTGTTCGCGAAACGATTGCGGCTCTTCATGAGCAAGGTTTTAAACTAGCAATCGTAACAACTAAAATTCGAAAAACGGCAATGATGGGGCTTGAACTCACAGGATTAAAACCGTATTTCGATGTTATCGTTGGACTTGATGATGTCGAGCGTGCTAAACCAGACCCTGAACCGTTGAATAAAGCGATGGTGGCCCTTGGGTCCAAACCTGAAACAACGATAATGGTTGGAGACAATCACCATGATATTCACGGCGGAAAAAATGCCGGAACAAAAACAGTTGGGGTAGCCTGGGCAATAAAAGGAGAAGCGTTCATCCGCTCTCATCATCCTGATTATGTGATTAATAAGATGAGTGATTTGCTGGCGATTGTGGGAGTGGAAGAAAAGTGA
- a CDS encoding PspC domain-containing protein has product MKRLFRAQFDRKFAGVCGGLADYLGVDKAMVRILTVVGAIFFFPVVVAYIVAIFIIPNEQDLIE; this is encoded by the coding sequence ATGAAACGATTATTTCGTGCTCAGTTTGACCGGAAGTTTGCTGGAGTTTGTGGAGGTCTTGCCGACTATCTAGGGGTTGATAAGGCAATGGTTCGTATTTTGACCGTAGTCGGCGCTATTTTCTTTTTTCCTGTAGTCGTGGCGTATATCGTAGCTATTTTTATTATTCCCAATGAACAGGATTTGATTGAATGA
- a CDS encoding phage holin family protein translates to MRLLSHLLVNTLVLVVVAAYFNSFYLSGIGAAFVASIVISILNVFVKPIIIFLTLPVTILTLGLFLFVVNAITLWLAAAFMGDAFVINGFGMAIIAAVVMSILSALIQKIIVEPLTKK, encoded by the coding sequence ATGAGATTACTGTCCCACTTATTGGTGAACACACTTGTGTTAGTCGTAGTTGCAGCATATTTCAATAGTTTTTACTTATCTGGAATAGGAGCAGCGTTTGTTGCAAGTATCGTTATTTCTATTCTTAATGTTTTTGTAAAACCGATAATCATCTTTTTGACATTGCCAGTTACAATACTTACCCTTGGTTTGTTTTTATTTGTTGTTAATGCGATAACCCTCTGGCTAGCTGCAGCTTTTATGGGCGATGCGTTCGTCATTAATGGCTTTGGGATGGCTATTATAGCAGCTGTGGTGATGTCTATCTTAAGTGCTCTAATTCAAAAGATAATCGTAGAACCTTTAACAAAAAAATAG